The window TGGCGCTTCTATTGGGATCATATTCGATGGTAACGACAGTGCCGGGGATGCCGATCTTGTCGCGCTTGAAATCCACCACGCGGTAGAGCCTTTTGTGGCCTCCACCCTTGTGCCGCACCGAAATGCGCCCGAAGCTGTCCCGCCCTGCCCGCTCTTTGCGACCGGATGTAAGGGATTTTTCGGGACGTGTGTTCTTGGTAAGATCCGAGAAATCTAGGCTCTGCCAAGCCCTCATTCCCGGGGTAATCGGTCTGTATGTTTTGATTCCCATTTTCTCTTACACTCCCTCGAAGACGGAAATCTTCTCGTCTTTTGCCAGGCGGACTATGGCTTTTTTCCAAGTGGCGGTATAGCCGGCCTTGTAGCGCTGCCGCTTGGGCTTGCCTCCCACTACCATAGTGGTACAGGCGATAGGGTGCACATTGTAAAGCTTGCGCACCGCTTCCTTTATCTGGATCTTGGTAGCCCTGGGGTCCACCTTGAAAACATATTTGCCTTCTTCACGGAGCACATTGGCTTTTTCAGAAAGAACCGGCTCTATCAGGATCTGCTCGTAGTTGATCATTCAGCGGCCCCCTCAGCTTTTTCAGCGGCGTAAAAATCGTTGAGCTTTTTTGCCGCGCTTTCGGTCATGATAATACTGCGGCCGTAAAAGAGGTCGTGGGCCCTGAGCCGGTTATGCGAAAGGAAGGAGAGCCAGGAAATATTGTTCCCCGCCTGCTTTATCATCCTGACCCCTGGCAATACTTCGGCCCTGTCATCTTTTTCGGTCTTGACATCCACTTCTTCGCCCCGAAGGACCAGTACAGTCCGCAAGCCGGGGCCAAAGTTTTTGAGAATCCCAAGGAGATCCTTGGTCTTTCCCGATTCGACCGTAAAGTCCTCGACGATCTTAAGCATATCGCTCTGGACCTTCAGGCTGAGAATGGTTTTAATAGCCAATTGCTTTGCCTTTTTAGGCATGGAATAGGAAAAATC is drawn from Leadbettera azotonutricia ZAS-9 and contains these coding sequences:
- a CDS encoding 50S ribosomal protein L23, translating into MNYEQILIEPVLSEKANVLREEGKYVFKVDPRATKIQIKEAVRKLYNVHPIACTTMVVGGKPKRQRYKAGYTATWKKAIVRLAKDEKISVFEGV
- the rplD gene encoding 50S ribosomal protein L4; the encoded protein is MNCKVYSTGGKEVRSIELADAVFGLPINEDVIWYAINNELANKRQGNASTKDRGEVHGSNAKPYKQKGTGRARRGDKKSPIMVGGGVVFGPKPRDFSYSMPKKAKQLAIKTILSLKVQSDMLKIVEDFTVESGKTKDLLGILKNFGPGLRTVLVLRGEEVDVKTEKDDRAEVLPGVRMIKQAGNNISWLSFLSHNRLRAHDLFYGRSIIMTESAAKKLNDFYAAEKAEGAAE